A portion of the Hoylesella buccalis ATCC 35310 genome contains these proteins:
- a CDS encoding bifunctional alpha,alpha-trehalose-phosphate synthase (UDP-forming)/trehalose-phosphatase — MKRKKLFIVSNRLPVKAKETSVGHFEFERSEGGLATGLNSLQTSYEQHWIGWPGVCLKRKADEKKIKEELEKFNYHPVFLSATQYNNYYEGYSNSTIWPLCHYFYEFSKYRRGFWQAYQDVNRLFCKEVLKHIDDDSMIWVQDYQLMLLPGMLRDGKASLKIGYFHHIPFPSYELFRVLPERRNLLRGLLGADFIAFHTHDYMRHFISAVERTLHLEFKLNEVMVDGRAVHVDALPMGINYELYHDAPKKRPVKDAIKRMKNQFGKHKIILSVDRLDYSKGILHRLVGFETFLEKHPEYQNKVTLAMIIVPSRDKVSSYAEMKRRIDERIGAINGKYAGIGWTPVCYYYHPFPFEDLVAMYKLADVALVTPLRDGMNLVAKEYVATKDNDLGVLILSEMAGASSELSDAIQINPNDTDQISMAICEALEMPEEEQKERLQNMQDIVGKQSVKKWAGDFVDAWKEVIERNETLMKKYISKRVFSDIKQKYNASKHRLIMLDYDGTLAAFRRDPEKASPTTEVKNMLRKLCDDERNTVVINSGRDHRTLDKWLGDLPLSFAAEHGAFYKENGVWHENVEPQAWDERLMSILREFEDKTPNSRLEVKATAVAWHYRKVDNWIGMFRAQQLMHALIPICSQNNLQIMRGNKIVEVKPAEYSKGSEVQRILNQRSYDFILAIGDDVTDEDMFRALPEEAVTIKVGYACDDARYNLLEQKDVLPFLNNLLS; from the coding sequence ATGAAGCGGAAAAAATTGTTTATCGTGTCGAATCGTTTGCCCGTGAAGGCAAAGGAAACCAGTGTAGGTCATTTTGAATTTGAACGTAGTGAAGGCGGCTTGGCAACGGGCTTGAACTCATTGCAAACATCCTATGAACAGCATTGGATAGGATGGCCGGGTGTTTGTTTGAAAAGGAAGGCTGATGAAAAGAAAATCAAGGAGGAGTTGGAGAAATTCAATTATCACCCGGTGTTCTTGAGTGCAACCCAATACAATAATTATTATGAGGGCTACAGTAACAGTACCATCTGGCCGCTGTGCCACTATTTTTATGAGTTCTCCAAGTACCGTAGAGGCTTTTGGCAGGCTTATCAGGACGTAAACAGGTTGTTCTGCAAGGAGGTGCTCAAACATATTGATGACGATAGCATGATATGGGTGCAGGATTACCAGCTGATGTTGTTGCCTGGGATGTTGCGTGATGGGAAGGCATCGTTGAAGATAGGCTATTTTCATCATATTCCGTTCCCCTCGTACGAGTTGTTCAGGGTGCTGCCCGAGCGTCGTAACTTGTTGAGAGGACTGCTGGGTGCCGACTTCATTGCTTTCCATACCCACGACTACATGCGACATTTCATCAGTGCCGTGGAGCGTACCTTGCATCTTGAGTTCAAGTTGAACGAGGTCATGGTAGACGGTCGTGCTGTGCATGTGGATGCCTTGCCAATGGGCATCAACTACGAGTTGTATCATGATGCTCCAAAGAAGCGACCCGTGAAGGATGCCATAAAACGTATGAAGAACCAGTTTGGTAAACATAAAATCATCTTGTCTGTAGACCGATTGGATTACAGTAAGGGCATCTTGCATCGACTGGTGGGCTTTGAAACGTTCTTGGAAAAGCATCCGGAGTATCAAAATAAGGTGACGCTGGCCATGATTATCGTGCCTTCGCGCGACAAAGTGAGCAGTTATGCTGAGATGAAACGGCGCATCGATGAGCGCATTGGTGCTATCAATGGCAAATATGCAGGTATCGGTTGGACACCCGTATGTTATTACTATCACCCTTTTCCTTTCGAAGATTTGGTGGCGATGTACAAGCTGGCTGATGTCGCTTTGGTCACTCCGCTGCGTGATGGTATGAATTTGGTGGCTAAGGAGTATGTCGCGACGAAAGACAATGACCTTGGTGTATTGATATTGAGCGAGATGGCCGGTGCGTCTTCTGAGCTTTCGGATGCCATCCAAATCAACCCAAATGATACCGACCAGATTAGCATGGCCATCTGCGAGGCGCTGGAAATGCCTGAAGAGGAGCAGAAAGAACGATTGCAGAACATGCAAGACATTGTTGGTAAGCAGAGCGTTAAGAAATGGGCAGGCGACTTTGTAGATGCGTGGAAAGAAGTTATTGAGCGCAATGAAACGCTCATGAAGAAATATATCTCTAAGAGAGTATTCTCGGACATCAAGCAAAAGTACAATGCCAGCAAACATAGACTCATCATGTTGGACTATGACGGTACATTGGCTGCTTTCCGTAGAGATCCTGAAAAAGCATCTCCCACTACCGAGGTGAAGAACATGTTGCGGAAGCTGTGTGATGATGAACGCAATACGGTGGTCATCAACAGTGGTCGCGATCACCGTACACTTGATAAGTGGTTGGGCGACCTGCCGCTGTCGTTTGCGGCCGAGCATGGTGCATTCTATAAGGAAAACGGCGTGTGGCACGAGAATGTGGAGCCACAGGCGTGGGACGAACGGCTCATGAGCATCCTTCGAGAATTTGAGGACAAAACACCTAACTCGCGTTTGGAGGTCAAAGCTACGGCCGTGGCATGGCATTATCGTAAGGTGGACAACTGGATTGGGATGTTCAGAGCACAACAGTTGATGCATGCCTTGATACCTATATGCTCTCAAAATAACCTCCAGATTATGCGAGGCAACAAGATTGTGGAAGTAAAGCCTGCCGAATATTCAAAAGGCTCGGAAGTACAACGTATCTTGAATCAACGTTCTTATGATTTTATCTTAGCCATTGGCGATGACGTGACCGATGAGGACATGTTCAGGGCTTTGCCAGAAGAAGCGGTAACCATCAAGGTGGGTTATGCTTGTGATGATGCCCGTTATAACCTGTTGGAACAGAAAGATGTGCTGCCTTTCTTGAATAATCTACTGTCGTGA
- a CDS encoding glycoside hydrolase family 15 protein, producing MKLNYGVIGNSCTAALVSDRASIDWLCMPNFDSPSVFASLLDQEKGGSFGFEVGEEYEVTQAYIPHTNILSTTFTSEEGAFAVVDFMPCYRKDHSDENYNPAEVYRYIRLLSGHPRFAVNYQPRPDYARGKTIYNMTEQYIESMSSSNSKDRQYLYSSLPLQDVLDGVVFELEKDEFFLLASNEKVVKIDLEREKMDYCRTLVYWLNWSNMTKKFTHYNDVIERSFLTLKLLSFYNGAVLAALTTSLPETPGEVRNWDYRFCWLRDASMTIETHINLGHTRSAKRFMRFVESTFVGNHNGFQIMYGIRGERDLVEEQLDHFSGFLNSKPVRIGNAAYHQKQNDSFGYLMNLIYQYFSLIPGSLDDVENLWDMVKNIMRTVIDDWRKPDKGIWEIRGEAQHFVSSKVMCWVALDRGVRIASLLEKYDYAKRWREEADKVKEDVWANGWNEQLQSFTQAYGSTSLDSSLLLMEHYGFIDADDIYFHKTVKAIKKALFHNGLMYRYNVEDDFGQPKSAFTICTFWLIRALFVTGEKEEARSLFDELLTYSNHLGLFSEDLDFETKEQLGNFPQAYSHLALINTALLFTEEVKSMHL from the coding sequence ATGAAATTAAACTACGGCGTGATAGGCAACAGTTGTACGGCGGCATTGGTCTCTGACCGTGCCTCGATAGACTGGCTTTGTATGCCTAATTTTGACTCTCCTTCGGTCTTTGCATCTTTGTTGGATCAAGAAAAGGGAGGGTCGTTTGGCTTCGAAGTAGGAGAAGAGTACGAAGTGACACAGGCCTATATACCGCATACCAATATATTGTCAACGACATTCACCTCGGAAGAAGGTGCTTTCGCTGTCGTTGATTTCATGCCTTGTTACCGAAAGGATCATAGTGATGAAAACTACAACCCGGCTGAGGTGTACCGGTATATCCGGCTGCTCAGCGGGCATCCAAGGTTTGCAGTCAACTATCAGCCCCGTCCTGATTATGCCCGAGGTAAGACCATCTATAACATGACGGAGCAATATATAGAATCGATGTCGTCATCTAACAGCAAAGACCGACAGTATCTGTATTCTTCCCTCCCGTTGCAGGATGTCTTGGATGGAGTTGTTTTCGAACTTGAGAAAGATGAATTCTTCTTGTTGGCATCCAATGAGAAGGTGGTTAAGATAGATCTTGAACGGGAGAAGATGGATTATTGTCGGACGTTGGTCTATTGGTTGAACTGGTCGAACATGACAAAGAAGTTCACCCACTATAACGATGTCATCGAGCGAAGTTTCCTAACCTTAAAACTGTTGTCCTTTTACAATGGTGCTGTGTTGGCCGCTTTGACCACCAGCCTGCCCGAAACGCCTGGAGAAGTGCGCAATTGGGATTACCGCTTTTGTTGGCTGAGGGACGCATCGATGACCATTGAGACGCACATCAACTTGGGACATACCCGTTCTGCAAAGCGATTCATGCGATTCGTGGAGTCTACATTCGTGGGCAATCATAACGGTTTCCAAATCATGTATGGCATCAGAGGAGAGCGCGACTTGGTGGAAGAACAGCTGGACCACTTCTCAGGCTTTCTCAATTCAAAGCCCGTTCGAATCGGTAACGCGGCCTATCATCAGAAGCAAAACGACTCATTTGGCTACCTCATGAATCTGATTTACCAGTATTTCAGTCTGATTCCCGGTTCATTAGACGATGTGGAGAATCTCTGGGATATGGTGAAAAACATCATGCGAACCGTCATAGACGACTGGCGTAAACCCGATAAGGGTATCTGGGAGATTCGTGGTGAGGCTCAGCACTTTGTTTCATCAAAGGTGATGTGCTGGGTGGCATTGGATCGTGGGGTGCGAATTGCCTCGCTCTTGGAGAAGTACGACTACGCAAAACGCTGGCGTGAAGAGGCCGATAAGGTGAAAGAAGACGTGTGGGCGAACGGCTGGAATGAGCAGTTGCAGAGCTTTACGCAAGCCTATGGCAGCACCTCGCTCGACTCTTCATTGTTGCTCATGGAGCATTATGGCTTTATTGATGCCGACGACATCTATTTTCATAAAACGGTGAAAGCCATCAAGAAGGCACTTTTCCACAACGGTTTGATGTACCGATACAACGTGGAAGACGATTTCGGACAGCCCAAGTCGGCCTTTACCATCTGCACGTTTTGGTTGATTCGGGCTTTGTTCGTCACGGGTGAGAAGGAGGAAGCCCGCAGCTTGTTCGACGAGTTGCTCACTTATTCGAACCATCTGGGGCTGTTCAGCGAGGATCTTGATTTTGAAACCAAAGAGCAACTTGGTAATTTTCCGCAGGCTTACTCACACTTAGCGCTGATTAACACCGCACTGCTTTTTACCGAAGAAGTGAAAAGCATGCATCTATAG